atgagtgatttctattggttgggtgaacctctatgttcactctaggggtgaacccaagaataactctaatTTTCCATGtaatattaatctataagacatatcatcaattttagtagccatatcacaattattaatctaggtgttttcctgcaccatgtgtagtgatgaattttttaaaagttaaattttatattttaaaatgtaatttattaatattatatattttattattttgaccaataattaatataaatatcattaattaagcataaaattaagataatttatttttatttaaattatatttaagaatatatgtgtatatatataaagttaaaatcttggataaaaaagttatttatttcatttggttaaatatattaaatcaacttgtacaaaattactaaaaatcatataaaattgtataattatcaaaaattaaaactaaataatatttatataatttgtaaatatataaaagaaactaatgatattacgattttttttttaaattcagaaaatttagaaaattttagatgataaaaattttataattataaaattaaaattatataatatttcgaaattcaaaatttcatattttaatatatttattttggtgatgatttatgagttattaccatattctacaaagtttaccaaaaatataaatcaatattaaatgtaatatatgagttattgccatattctaaaaaaaattccaaaaatataatcagcattaaatgtaattgtccatgtcatatttaaccatatgacatgtcatcaatcttaatagccacgtcacaattttttttgtgaaaacgattgtaaagaagacatgtggcaaatcacttctcaaatatagactaggggatttatataaatatatcaaattatgtCGTAATGATATCTTTTTCAACATATAATAGGTTAGAATAAGACTTTGAAGGTGTATGTATAttaatcagtatttttaaaaaagctaGAGCCAAGACATTCTAAAGATAGCAATTAATAATTGCCAATTATTAGTGGCTACCTTCTTTTTATGTTATAAATTAATGGatattctttctttctcttctatTAATAGAAGCCTATTAAGACCTAATGCATGTAATTAGGGCCATATGGTCGGGACTCAGGAGGACCATGCCAATGTAAATTCAGGTTATAGCGTAGCACAGTTTCAgctccctctctctctttttgtcAACAGTTTCTGCTCTCTTTCTAAAAGCAATTTTTACTATTATACTATAATTTAAGTATTAATACTAAAAGTGTTAGTGGCAAAAaggaaataagaaaagaaaaatgatcaTAGACATCAGATAAATTATTCACAGGTAGGTGTTCAGTTTTGTCAATACGATTTAACTCTCAcagatttttgtttctttctttttttgagaaaaggtTTTCAAATTAAAGACATAAAACATACAAATTATGGTTTCAAAACATGAAGTTTTAGAAAGCATGATGAGACAAGGCTCATATCCAACTAAGCGTTAACTTAGAAAAGAGAAATTTATGATACACAAATTTAGTGAAACAAGAAAGGAAGATGAAAAGCACCTCGAGCACATGTGTAAAGCCGGTACTGATTCTAAATCTGCCAAACTTATTTATCTATTTGTGTGACCAGTAGTAAATCGGGTATGAGcgtaatgattttttaaaacatttttttaaaatcattttaggCATCCGAAAAATTAACCTAGGTATCTGcataaacaataaaatcttAACCACCACTTAGCAATTTTCAGAACATTGTGTATGACCAACtgatataaatatctaatttatGTTGTGATCAATTTGGTATATTTGACTAGTCGTGCCGGTAAGATCCCTAGAAGATTAACCGGTTGGGTTTGGTCCGCCAGATTATCAAAAAATtgtcttttaataatttttttaagaatatatattcttatttttttaataaatatataaataatgaactaaactataaaaagtaattaaaatttcaatgtAGGACCTATAATTACTAAAAGAAAGTGAAATGTACTTGgactatttaatttttaaaactatataattattatatttttgaacataacatataaataaaaagtggaatatttttttaaaactatatcattattaaaattttaaagataaaatCGCAAGAACAAATAATTAGTTATTTGGTAGTTGGTACGCGATATCAAGAAAACTTGTTAGGTTTGATAATTTGTTTTAGGTGCCATGTATTTATATCATGTTCTAAGACTAATGCTATTTACATGATCTTTAGATCAATATTATAACTTATAAGAaatgtttgatcaaaaaaaaaatgtttgatatAGAGGGACACTATGACCCGCGTATTGGATGAGGTGATCTGAAGCCAATTAAAGCTTCAtatgattatttaaatatatcgGAACTATATTTAAACTTGCATAATTATTGGAATTAAATAACTATACATAATTacacattaatatatttgtatagTGGTGCAAATGATTGGATTCATGAACAAATAGCTGACAATCCAAATGATTAAGAAATTGAGAGAAGATTCCTTTTATTTCATCCTTGCATGCCTTTATGACCGACCAACCGCACATCTAAACGGAACCCTAAGCCCATTTAATCAAATACTAGATTATGACATGCCTTtaaatttacatgtttttagaaaaattaatttttatatttatatatttttactcatatttatatttttgtataatatcttttagATGATTAATTAGAGATTTTAATCTATTCTACTAAAATAGTTGGATCACATCTATATCAATATGTAATGCAtgtttttaatagaatagattattgTTGTTTTCAACAGTTGGTTTAATCGTTGATCTCCaccttttattttactttttgaaacCCTGATAAACGGTATATCGAGTACTTTtctattgtaaattttaaaattaaaattgattggtcaatttttaaaatgtggAATCTTTCtacatatatgtatgtgtgtgtaaTGTAACCAATTGTTATgtgaaaacatataaattaaggTGATGATTTTCATAACATTTAGTATTAGTTAAAAACGTCATTTTGCTAATTCattctatttttgatttggTATCTATTACATTTGAAGTTTTAGAACTTTATGTTGCTATGTAGGAGGTACTGAGATATAACCTCTAAACAACTCCTCTTTCTTTTGCATATTTAAGTCGGTGAAATAATGGAATAGACAGATAAATTTGTAGTTTTGTATATTCAAATCATGTAATAATTCGGTCATTCGTGGGTTAACCATATGAACTTAAAGTTATGACGGGATGACTTAATTAAGATAGCAAATTACGttcatatatgtgtatattaCATGAGTGCTTGAATCCAATTAGCATTATGGTTACAGGTAATCGGATCGGTTAGAGCCACGTAAACCAAAAATTAGAGGTCAAAAAGTGGGTCACCATCATCATGATAAGGAATCTAAGTGATTATAGCTAGGCTGATTACTGTTTCCATGCCTTACtgataaattatattagtatatatgCATACAAATGAGTTTTATATGGACTTAGGTCTTTGCTGGTGAAGTTTACTTGTCTCTGCTTCTAACCCAAAACAATAATACTATTATGACGACTAACATATATACCACTAAACTAAATtcatctaatttttattttgtaattcgTCCATTTTATAATACAAAAGATATACCCAACTTGATCATTAACTAAAGTCAAAGCGACGTTTTGTACTTTGCAATTTTGTACTACTAACACTAtatatctctttatatatatgtgtgtgtttgctCCAGATGTCTTGATTAAAGAGATAGAAAGTAAGAAGAAAGAGAGCatagagagagatgaagagaaagagatacgagatggagaagaagaagacagagcTTCAAACCGCTATAGAAGAGCTATCTCTCGTCACAATAACTAAACCTGTAGATAATACTGAAACCACACATATACCCTTGAgacctcttctctccttctgcAACTTAATCATCCAAGTTCTTGGTAtcctattttatttttcgttgAGAATATTCTTCattcatttttcatatttttaaagttacaaATGAATCTGGATTATCTCTGATGTTCATATATATTGAGCACAACTCGATGACTAGATCCTGAGCTGTTTATGTTTCGGTGTTTGCAGATAGGATAGGACCGACAATGGCTGTTCTCAGACAAGACATCGATCAAAATATTCAGGTAAACTTGGtcaagaaaattatatatatataaatattcactTATTCAGATAACCAAAGATAATGTAACTTCATGCATATAAAGACAAGACAAGTTActtcatattatattaattgatCTCCTCTTTATTGATTCAATTTCATCAACATCATGTGTACATAATTAATTatgaatgaatgaatggttGGTCTCTTCTATGCAAAAAGACTGCTGAACTTTTATTCTGATAAGAACAGCCAATTGCTTCATATAAAGATATCTccaataattaaatttttagcCTTGTAGTTCCTTATTTGGTTGCTTTCAACAGTACTTTAGTCAATTTTGAAATGACTTTCTATAAAATGGCTAATCTTGTTTCCCTCCTTTTTTGCATTTCAGTTGTCACACActtatgattttattatttattggtTTGGGTGTAGAGATTAGAGAAGCTTTATGAAACAGATCATTGTGGTTACTCCAACTTGGTGGAGATTCTGAACAAAGAAAGGAACGAGGGGACACATAAGATGGTTACCAGTTGCAGTAGAGCCCTTCTTTGGCTCACTAGGTATTTTCGTTgattaactattttataattcATCAACTATTTATTTGCATCTCgtgaaaatttaataattttcatgCGCACAGCAGCATTGTAGTCTAACTCACTGCACTATAGACAACTTATTTGTCCTTCAAGCATACTTCTAATTACTAGTTTCAAGTTTGGACTCATGCAGAAAGCTAGACAAGTATTATGGTATATAGTCATATGATGTCCTTAACAACATGTAtctatttcatatgttttttgTACCCCCAAGTAGTCATATTAAATTATGGAAAAGCACATAGATGCGTTTAACAAATTCTTGTTACTGAATGTTAATCATTCCCTAGATAAACTTAAAACTCTTCACTAATTTGTCTAATGACTCTTTCTTACTAATCTTCGAGCACATATTTAGGACAATGGATTTTTCTGTGGCTTTATTAAGATTGTTGTCCAAAGAGATGTCGTCAAAAATGGAAGAACTTGTAGAAGAATGCTACATGGCCACTTTAAAACCACACCATGGGTGGATCGCCTCTGCAGCTTTCAAAGTATACAACATAATCACTCTCCTTCTAGCTATATCTTACttaacatgtttttttattacatcCCATCAAAAATTGTTAAACTTTCTTGagattatatgtttttgatatCATGTTGAATATGTAATAATGAAGGTGTGCTTAAAGATAGTGCCTGACAATAAAACTTTTATGGACGCGATCGGTGCAAGAGACCAGAGCTATGAGACCCTTAGAGAAGAAATTGATACATTAAGCTCATTGTTGACACCTATTCTCAAAGAAATCTCCATTGTTCTGGTAATTACCATCAGCATAGACTAATCTTATTATATACTAACAAAAGTCTTCTCTATATATAAGTTTTCAATTGTCTATCATCATGGTgctttgctttttctttttcaggaaCAATACGGGTTGAACAGATTAAAATCGATGTAAAAGATGGATCAGAAGTGATATAAtctttaattaatgtttttgttaaagtgataatttatattttaacaaaagtgACTATCTTTGTATGTATATATCAGTTGTTATACAATTTGTTAATTTAATCATTCGAACTAAAATGATTTCGTCTTTTAATAATAAGATTGTACCCAGTATACATTAACCTGTAgaattgacatatatatatgagtagAACTTCGTCTAATATATATCAGGGTTGACTTACGATTGTGTAGGATTACTCCAAAATAGACATGAATATCATACAAATGTtccaagaattttttttttctgtttatgaGATGTTTTTGGTTAAATCAAAGAAGTGATTATAAAATTGTATCAATTTTTTGATCAGTTTGAAAACATGTCTTAATAATGTATCCTTTGTGTcgttcaaagaaaaaaaagtatcatTTGTAAGCccattatactaaaatataacaTGGGCCCAGATATAGATCTGGGCTTCAAAGTGTTCGCGATCTTCTCCTTATTCTCTTCCTAGCTTAATTCGACAAAACATGTGTTTTCTGAAGTCGTGTTCAGATCGTTAACTGTCCTTACAAGTCTTTGGATCTGTGCCTCAACAAACAATACCAAAACTCTCGGTCAACCCATCTGATGCAAAGCCTTGCTTCTGGGTTGGATCAAAGTCTTCACCTTTTCCGGTAATTCTCCCCCACCGAAACCCAAAACTTTGATGATCATCACACGCATTGATCTCCCTCCTAAATCTGATCTGGGTATGCTTAATCTCCCTCCTCATTGCTGTCCTCGATCCCTGCATTTTTCGGTTGTGTCATGAATACATATCCCAACAAGGCATCATCGTACTATGCTTACCAAAGAGGTAACGATTTTGATCTAGAGTCAGGTTCCGTCAGAAAATCCAGTAGAAAGCCCAAGAGAATGTTCGGAAACCGCATCCACCACTTGTTCAAACTCCACCCGATCCTCGTCTCCATCCTCCTCGTCTCTTTCGGGATCACGGTTCTGATCTTCGTATCGTCGATATACGAGAGCCAGTTTCGTCCGGCTGTTGCTTACAAGAAGAACGATCTGGATAACGACGATGTGTATCCGTTTGCGAATCTAAAGAACCTCGTGATGGTTGCTGGACATTCTGTTTACACGAGCAGTAACTGCGGCAAGATCGATGAAGAGGAGTCGTGGTTCTTGGAGTCTTATCAGAAGCATCCGGGCCAGGCCGCGACGTTTTTGAGTCATATAGAGGAAGGTGTTGAGGCTGCGGGGAGAGATGATGAGGCTTTGCTTCTGTTCAGTGGAGGAGAGACTCGTAAAGAAGCTGGGCCCCGCAGTGAAGCTCAGAGTTATTGGGCTGTCGCTGAGTCTAAAGGATGGTTCGGTGAGTCTCTAATCACTTTACATTGCTCTTTTATTACATTGTAATGGTAATGTTGTGGTAATGGATAGGGAAAGATGATGTGAGGTCAAGGGCATTGACGGAAGAGCATGCGAGAGACAGCTTTGAGAACCTTCTCTTTAGTGTTTGTAGATTCAGAGAGCTCACTGGCTCTTACCCACACAACATAACAGTAATACCTTTTACTTTAAAATGTCTCACTCTCTATCAGTATTGTGATATTAATGTTATATTCTTGATGCTTGGATCAGGTAGTGAGCTATGATTTTAAGGAGGAGAGATTTGCGCATTTACATCGGTCAGCAATGGGGTTTCCGGAATCAAGATTCAAATACTTGGGAACGCCAGCCTCGCTCGAGTCCAAAGAAGGCGCTCTGAAAGGGGAGGCTATGGTGAGAGCTCAGTTTCAAGAAGATCCGTACGGATGCGTTGGTTCGCTTTGGCGTAAGAAGCTGAAGCGTGACCCTTTCCACAGGACTATACCTTACCCTAATGGATGCCCTGAGATTAGAGGATTGTTCAGGTACTGTGGTTCA
The Raphanus sativus cultivar WK10039 chromosome 1, ASM80110v3, whole genome shotgun sequence DNA segment above includes these coding regions:
- the LOC108856847 gene encoding glycolipid transfer protein 2 isoform X2, whose product is MKRKRYEMEKKKTELQTAIEELSLVTITKPVDNTETTHIPLRPLLSFCNLIIQVLDRIGPTMAVLRQDIDQNIQRLEKLYETDHCGYSNLVEILNKERNEGTHKMVTSCSRALLWLTRLLSKEMSSKMEELVEECYMATLKPHHGWIASAAFKVCLKIVPDNKTFMDAIGARDQSYETLREEIDTLSSLLTPILKEISIVLEQYGLNRLKSM
- the LOC108856847 gene encoding glycolipid transfer protein 2 isoform X1, which encodes MKRKRYEMEKKKTELQTAIEELSLVTITKPVDNTETTHIPLRPLLSFCNLIIQVLDRIGPTMAVLRQDIDQNIQRLEKLYETDHCGYSNLVEILNKERNEGTHKMVTSCSRALLWLTRTMDFSVALLRLLSKEMSSKMEELVEECYMATLKPHHGWIASAAFKVCLKIVPDNKTFMDAIGARDQSYETLREEIDTLSSLLTPILKEISIVLEQYGLNRLKSM
- the LOC108808967 gene encoding uncharacterized protein C57A10.07; translation: MNTYPNKASSYYAYQRGNDFDLESGSVRKSSRKPKRMFGNRIHHLFKLHPILVSILLVSFGITVLIFVSSIYESQFRPAVAYKKNDLDNDDVYPFANLKNLVMVAGHSVYTSSNCGKIDEEESWFLESYQKHPGQAATFLSHIEEGVEAAGRDDEALLLFSGGETRKEAGPRSEAQSYWAVAESKGWFGKDDVRSRALTEEHARDSFENLLFSVCRFRELTGSYPHNITVVSYDFKEERFAHLHRSAMGFPESRFKYLGTPASLESKEGALKGEAMVRAQFQEDPYGCVGSLWRKKLKRDPFHRTIPYPNGCPEIRGLFRYCGSAPFPGSLPWD